In a genomic window of Lycium ferocissimum isolate CSIRO_LF1 chromosome 9, AGI_CSIRO_Lferr_CH_V1, whole genome shotgun sequence:
- the LOC132029956 gene encoding uncharacterized protein LOC132029956 has product MSSSRRAWIVAASVGTVEALKDQVGLCRWNYPLRSLAQHTKNNLRSYSQAKKLSSSSLIARSDKAKQSEESLRTVMYLSCWGPN; this is encoded by the coding sequence ATGAGTTCAAGCAGGAGAGCGTGGATAGTAGCAGCCAGTGTTGGAACAGTTGAAGCCTTAAAAGATCAAGTTGGATTGTGTAGATGGAATTACCCATTGAGGTCTTTGGCACAACACACAAAGAATAACTTGAGATCTTACTCTCAAGCTAAgaaactttcttcttcttcacttatTGCAAGGAGCGACAAGGCAAAACAATCTGAAGAGTCTTTGAGGACAGTTATGTACTTGAGCTGTTGGGGTCCCAATTGA
- the LOC132029949 gene encoding uncharacterized protein LOC132029949 gives MSSTSRAWATAVSLGVVEALKDQGICRWNHTIRAVYQHTKNNLRSYSQAKKLSFQSSSLVSANKLESKKVRQSEESLRKVMYLSCWGPN, from the coding sequence ATGAGTTCAACAAGCAGGGCATGGGCTACAGCAGTGAGCTTGGGAGTGGTAGAGGCACTGAAAGATCAAGGAATATGTAGGTGGAATCACACAATCAGAGCCGTATATCAGCACACCAAGAATAATCTACGGTCATATTCACAAGCCAAGAAGCTCTCTTTTCAATCTTCTTCTTTGGTTTCTGCAAATAAATTAGAATCGAAGAAGGTGAGGCAGTCTGAGGAGTCTCTTAGGAAAGTTATGTATTTGAGCTGTTGGGGTCCCAATTGA
- the LOC132029959 gene encoding uncharacterized protein LOC132029959, which produces MSSSRRAWIVAASVGAVEALKDQVGLCRWNYPLRSLAQHTKNNLRSYSQAKKLSSSSSLIARSDKAKQSEESLRTVMYLSC; this is translated from the coding sequence ATGAGTTCAAGCAGGAGAGCGTGGATAGTAGCAGCCAGTGTTGGAGCAGTTGAAGCCTTAAAAGATCAAGTTGGATTGTGTAGATGGAATTACCCATTGAGGTCTTTGGCACAACACACAAAGAATAACTTGAGATCTTACTCTCAAGCTAAgaaactttcttcttcttcttcacttatTGCAAGGAGCGACAAGGCAAAACAATCTGAAGAGTCTTTGAGGACAGTTATGTACTTGAGCTGTTAG
- the LOC132029958 gene encoding uncharacterized protein LOC132029958 encodes MSSSRRAWIVAASVGAVEALKDQVGLCRWNYPLRSLAQHTKNNIRSYSQAKKLSTSLIANSDKANQSEESLRKVMYLSCWGPN; translated from the coding sequence ATGAGTTCAAGCAGGAGAGCGTGGATAGTAGCAGCCAGTGTTGGAGCAGTTGAAGCATTAAAAGATCAAGTTGGATTGTGTAGATGGAATTACCCATTGAGGTCTTTGGCACAACACACAAAGAATAACATCAGATCTTACTCTCAAGCTAAGAAACTTTCTACTTCACTGATTGCAAATAGTGACAAGGCAAATCAATCTGAAGAATCTTTGAGGAAAGTTATGTACTTGAGCTGTTGGGGTCCcaattaa